In Oryzias latipes chromosome 23, ASM223467v1, the DNA window GGCACTGGCAGCTTCGCTGCTGCTGCTAGAGCTAGCTTTGGCAACCAGAAACCTGCGCATAGTGAACTCGTTTCTCAGTATACTCCAAACCCGAACAAAAAAAGAGTGAGAAAATAATTTCAGCGATAAACAGCAGGCGAAAACTCCAGACAGTGGTTGAGCTCTGCTGACAGGCGTACTGCTGGGACTGTGAGCGACCAGGTGAGACAAGGATGAAGCGAGAGGCCACGCCCTCCCTTGCATCTACCAATGGGTACCAGCAGATACTTTGAATGAGAGCCAGGGAGAGCAAAGAgcgctctgtttttatttaaatatttttgaaatttcaAAAATTTGCATGACGTCACGTTTGGGAGAGCAGTCATGGCATTTGGGGGAGCATTGCCCCTCCCTTCCCATGCCTAGATCTGTGAAAAAATGTGAACTTAAGTCACACCACCTGGacatttgtaatttttctgCATCTTGTGCTTTTAAAGAAGCAGTGCACATACATTGTCTGCTCGTTTATTTTGGGGGTTACATTCTAAAATTTACTTGTGATAgttgaaatccacaaagtatgGCTACGGCTGTTTAAAGGCTGTAAagcccctcactacacactttatacacttttctgaCAGGTTTTAAGATCTTCAGACTTTTCTTTGTTGCCTAAACTcttaaagtttaaacttttataGAAAAACAAGCCTAGTATTTTAGATCAataacaaagatctgatcagtAGAAACATTTCCATAATTTTAGCAAACTGAACGCATTGGCAGGTTTAGCTCCCATCCCAAAAAAGTTTGGGGTTCCCTGACtgacagtacagaccaaaagtttggacacaccttcccattcatttgaatgagaaggtgtgtccaaacttttggtctgtactgtatcttTTCAAATCCGGCTAGACTGCGGTTGTATTTgactatgttttttttccccccctttgcTTATGGTCACttttattgactttattttttcacaagtaTCTGTCAGGAGTTAAGCCTCTGTGTTCCCATCTGACCACCAGAGGGAGCCATCTCCTGAATATTGACCTTCACCTGACCTCTGTTATCTCCTATCAGCCACTGCTAACAGTGCCTGGACTTTCCATTAGCTGTTTTCTCATACAGGTATCATCACAACTGTATTTATTCAGGTACCAAGTTTTGCTCTGTGCAAAGTCTTGTTTGTTTCCTCCTCAACAGTCTGAACATTGTTTTACTTCTAACCTTTGAAGTAATTTGCCCTTTGTCTGATCGACTACATCTAGCTTCTCCCTTGTCAAGTTTGTGCTGCCTGATTATTTGCAGACTGGCTGGTTTTCTCCTTAACCATCCACTCGTGCCTTGTATATGTTTCCTGTTGTACGTTTCTAATAAACACTCGTCCTGACAAAGAGATGTTTGATATTGTAAtatagaacaacaaaaaaacataccagGACAGATCTGttaaatttacaaaaatcaTTCAATGTAATATACAGTTGATAAATACCAtaacaaaaacatctttatctACAATGTCATCAGAAAATCTTCTTTTTGCAAACAGCAGTACAGCCGTGAGCccgtaaaaagaaaatgttcatgcacgttTACTGAATGCCCGTGGACAAAAGGGCGTAGCCAACACTGAACACATAAGGGAAAgtgagggtgaagtaggtgagttTAGACGCATCACATGAATTACTCATTTTAATTAACACCCTGAACCCTGCGCATTGTGCAGGGAGCCCGTttgtgctgttcacgtgatgcATGCTCCTTCTATGAAGCCTGACTCatggaaatgaggaaattagataaTCAGAGTATAaattgtgtggacatcctacagacATCTTACAgtcacctgcacaccctgtcTGGGCAGCACTTGTACACAGTCAGTAGGGAGTCACTATATGCACCTTACTGACTGGAGTGCACCGTACGACAGCGTCACAGTGGAACTGTAAGGGTTCTgtggactcagacaaccagtcagtatctgctGTGACCAACATTTGCCtaatgaagtgcgacacatctccatCTTGATATGGCGCACCTGCgaggatggattgtcttggcaaaggagaagtgctcactatcacagatttagacagatttgtgaacaatatttcagagaattggttattttgtgtatgtggaaaatgtttcacatctttgagttcataccataaaaaatgagagcaataacaaaagtgttgcgtttatatttttggtcagtgtagatcAAACCCGGTCCCGCTTTGCCCACTGTTTGCGGCCCCACCTCCCGCCCGTATCATTGACAGCTCCCCCGCCTGTACTTTCAGCCGCGTTTTGGACGTTTGGCGTCgggtttttcagtttttgtcgaCTTGGAGGGTTATGGCATTGAGGAGCGGTCTTGGGTCTCCCATTCTCTTATCCTGGATTCTTCcctcattgatgatttcttcTGGGCCCATCCTGACAGACATTCTGGACCACCTGGAGGCAGTCGTtgagggtggtggtgggggggggggtactgtaaTGGTACGCCTGGGAGTCCTctccttccccctcccctctctttctccccagattggacccagctgtcggCACTCACCTCATTAGTCCTCTTGCTATTTGAGATGAACCTTCTCCAGCATTCATCACCAGTTCGTTTCCCTCTATGGAAATTCAACCACAAGTGCCGACCTGGGTTCATTGACCTACACCCTCCACCTGGCTTACGCCTGAATTCCCAACCTCCAGCCATGCCGCGACTCCAAGCCACGCAGCCGTACCATCTACCTCCACATCTGACTTCACCAGCCGCTCCAAACTTGTGCTTTGCATCAGTCAATGGAAAAAACCACACTCACCGTCTGGACCTGATTCTGTTTCCATCGCCTCTGGAACTCGCGCTCCTCCATCACTCACAAGAACCCTTCCACTTCATATCATCCTGGGAAATAAACCAGTGACTTTATCCACTCCTGTGTCTGTGATCTTTCCGGTTTTCGAGCGTCATCACAAATCATGACACATCCTCTTCAATGCTCACCTCACTTCAGCCGTACTAATCTttgttacttcctgctccacagtCACTGCTTATATGTTTTGTTGAAAATATGTCAAACGAGTGTATAAACGAACACAATCAAAacagtgttaaaaaaatattatttcatcGTAGTTATACCTTCAAAACATTTATTAGGAAGCATATTCAGACAATAACCacataaaagttgttttaaaaaaaggttttaaggaAATAGAAATACAAATCCCTGACAAATGTGAGACATTCAAGAAATACatcaaaatagtttaaaaaagtaatacgaTCCCAGACTACATTCCAAGGTCCAGACTTCCTCTACTGTCTAAACATTGTGCTCTTAGTTGcattaagttttatttaaactttgaggtttgtgtgtttttctcttcttttggaaaaaaaataaaatgaattaagttAGAAAATTAACTGAGTAAAGTAAAAACCCCATGATTCACACTCACAATGCTTTTGGCACTCAGAGACTGAGTGATACAAGTGTTGATACAGTGTTGACAAACGACAACTCCTTGTAATTTGGTATGTGTTTCCACTGACACAAACCATGCAGCTGAGTTTGTCAGGCTTTTCAAATGTTCAATTTCCACAACAAGCATCTCCTTGATGTCATTCTTGAGCCTGTGAAAAATCGCTAAACCAAATGCAGAAGATGTAGAGAGTCTCTTTGTTAGATGATTGTTACTGACTGCtagaaaatgttaaacaaactattacagaaataaaatatgGCCTGGATgtcatataataaaataaaataaaaacattataacCCTTCTGAAAAAAATCTCAAACGTACGTTATTGACAGCTGCGTGGACAACTTTGTCAAATGTGTAATATGTAAACGTTGCTGCATCCACAGGTCTAAAATCATCGCAGTGCTTTGTGTTGGATTTCTAACCCTGCCTTGGTTCTACTGCACCGTAGAAGGTATTCTGTCCTAAAGTGCAAGAGTTCCTCAACATCACAGCCCAGTTCTTCTATTCTTGCCTGTTTTAGTGATTTCCCCTGGTTTGGTCTGTTGGTGGACGGCACATGTAGGACTCTGATGATAGGCAGTTGTGGGTGGAGGTTGTGTGGCAGCTGGTGGGCCAGGACCATGTCCCAAGCATCCACCAGATGGACATTCAGTCCCTTGAAGACGGCCCGCAGCAGCTTATCACCCTGTATAGAATACCAGTCGCTGTTGGTCAGTGTTTCATAGACGGTCAAAGCTTTGGGGTTTGCTGTCCGGATGACCACCAGCGTACGTGGCGCTCTGGACAGCAGCCGCACCACCGCCTTGCGGATGTTCTGTAGACGTCGAATGTAAAAATCGACAGGAAAAGTGCTGAAGTGCGACCAGACACCGATGACTACGACAGTGTTGGGGCCTCCGTCTATGTGGTCTAGTTCATTGGCAACATAACGCAGCTGAGTCACAGGAATATTAGCAAAACGGATAGGAGGACCGTGGCAGCGGTAAGTCACCAAGATGTTGTTTGGGTAGTCCAAGGCCAGGAGAGGTCCACCTTGTTTGGAGCTGTGCAGGTCAAACTTCTTGAGATCTTGAAGAAAAACAGGTTTGTAACAAAATATATCAGTTCTGAGAAAACCCCACCCTGATGGACAGATACCTGGAAATGATGCAAGGAAGTATTCAAACCACTGTCTGATGGTGGAGTCTCCAAACAGGTGGAGCCCCTTCCCTCTCAGACACTGACTGACTGCTGTGGAGGAATTGAACTGGTGTACTTTGGTTCCATCTAGTGGTCTCCAGGCACCATGATAGTAataaccagaaggttctgtccTCACAATGTCACCGATCCCCCTGGTTTGGTCTGAAAAGAAGATAAAATGGTCAATAACACATGGTGTATACATAAATTAgattaaatgtacttttacttAATGAAGGAAAGATCTGGTGGATCAGACTAACAGCCTGCGGTTCTGATGAACTGCCAGAAAAACTCATTATTTCTGTTCTAGTCTCCTGATTgctatttaaaatgtaaacatatttcATTAAGGTGTTTCTAGACTTTATTCACCATAAATACCAAGTAAAGGggatttattcttttgtttttttgtcactgaAACAGTTTCAGGACACACTACAGAGACTGGATCTCTGTTTTGAAAGGGCTGTAGGAGGTCAGAGAAGGAGCTCGGACTGCTGTTCTCTGAACCCAGAAAACCCAACAGAGAGACGGACAGGTTTTACCTTCTCTTGGGTGCACACTTATGTTGGGATGGGTTGATGGAGGAATGGAGACCTTCATATTGATGCCACTGAATTAAAGCAAAGGAAATTTCACAGGTCACAGGCACTAATCAGCAGGAAAAGTCATTTGAGAGATTTGAGTCAgtctaaattaaattttaagaaacatttggacatttggtaaatgtaaagaaataacaaattaagatgAAATAACAAGATTAGATTCATTAGAtcaactgggtcacagagagacggaagtacCACTGTTTCCATCACCTTCTGTACAAAATTAGACAGTGAAAAAAATCTATGTGGACTTCAAGACATTTACACCATTCTGACAGAATGTAGCAGATTTCCAGCTCACCTCTGAAAGAGCATCTCTTCCTGAGGTTTGATGTTTTTCCTAAATCCTCCCGTGGCATGAGTGACCCGGGCATCACAGCTCAGTTTCTTTGGCTTGTAGCAGAACCACTGCTCACCTGTGTGCAGGTCAGTGTAGTTGCACAGTTGCTGCTGAGTTGCATTAATGTAAACGTTACAGGTGGTGGTTTCAGTCAGAGAGCCTGAGCGGAAGAGACTCTGGAAGTAAATTCTGTGAGGCTGCATACGGTTTAGTTGCTGGAGCACAGTGACTGCCTCACTCGAGTGAACCAGGATCACCTGATGGAAAACACAAGATCAACCCTTACTTAAGGTGGAATGACTTTATATGTGAATTGCTGTTACATATTAGGTTTAAATAATACAGTTTTGGACATTGTTTTGACAAAAGATAAGTCCATTTAAAAACGTATCATTGCCAGTGGCTTTTGGTTACCctgatttattttgtgttttaaccaTTAGGGAAAACAGTTATTAGTCTAAAGAAGTGGAGACAAGAAATTTCTGGGTTCTCCTTCAGCAGGAATGTGTTGGGGTCATAACCTGCAACTGTCCATCAGTAATAACTTGACATTCCTGTTAAATGATGCCTAAATTAGAACATTGGACAGACTGCTACCTAAAAGATGGGCTAAAcacacaaaactgtttttgtaaataaatgaattgttacaACAACTTCATAACTCTACTGTTTATAGTACAATATTAATTAcacaatataatatataataatatttgttcatttaaaggagggtctaagggcagggatgccacgTTTAgtgtgtttagtttagtttagcactCAGCTAATGAATTCTATGACTTAatgttcatgtttattatacaattaccggtatgaagcccattgaatGTCATGGGTATCTCTGTCAGTTCTCTCCCCCTCTACAtccacgagtgtccacctgggAGATATTTGTCACGATCCGCTTCCACTCTCGCCTTGGCTCCCAAGACATCAGGTGATCCTCTCCCCAAGTCTCGCTCCGCTCCAGTGACGCCTCACTTCCAGCCGAGCTCCCAAGACTCCACGAGTGGCTGCTACGTTGCCTCAACTCCAGAGCTCCAAGCTACTAACCACAACAACCTGACCTGTTAGTTTTCCTGCCTGGAAAATTAAAGACTCTTTGCTTCTCGCTACTCGCCTGAGTTTTCTTCTGGGTTTtaagcatctgggtctgccacgtcaTACAAATCATgacattgagatgactattgttgtaaatatttggctatataaataaaattcaattgaattaattaaaGTCTTCTATCTGTACTTTGAATGTAAACAAGAACTGCAGTCAGAAGAAACATCTTGTACAGAAAGAACAAGTACAAATAGACTGAATAGACAATTTTCTTGTTCTAGAATTACCTGGACTTGCACATTTCCTTCCCACAGTAAAGGGAATAGAGCCGAGTAGCTGCCGTTGAGATGGTCCACCACTTTTCCTGCCACACCTGCCAGAAGACTGGGACTGTGCAGCCGGGCCAGTAGGAAATCTCCTCCATATTTCTTTGGCTTACCGTGGAAGTTATACATCTTTATTAAAACCCCCAGCTCATCTCCAACATGCCACTGCCCCCCTGCTCTCTTTGGGAGAACAGTGAAGGTGCTGTGCCGTGGATCACTGGTGTCATTCCAAGAAAAGTTTAGTGGAAGAGGTGGAGTTGAAGGCCAAGCAGTTACGTTTTTCAGGAAGTCCAGTTCAACAGCTTCCTTTGAGGGCTGTTGATGGGTAGGCAGGGAGCTCTTCACCTGGTCAGGTTTGACGTAAGCCGCCATGAAAACAAGGATTTGTTTATTCGGACTCTGGAAGAAGGGTTGGAGAGTGTAAAAGGATTAGTTGGAATACTGTACTTTTGTAATACTA includes these proteins:
- the LOC101161718 gene encoding NXPE family member 3-like → MAAYVKPDQVKSSLPTHQQPSKEAVELDFLKNVTAWPSTPPLPLNFSWNDTSDPRHSTFTVLPKRAGGQWHVGDELGVLIKMYNFHGKPKKYGGDFLLARLHSPSLLAGVAGKVVDHLNGSYSALFPLLWEGNVQVQVILVHSSEAVTVLQQLNRMQPHRIYFQSLFRSGSLTETTTCNVYINATQQQLCNYTDLHTGEQWFCYKPKKLSCDARVTHATGGFRKNIKPQEEMLFQSGINMKVSIPPSTHPNISVHPREDQTRGIGDIVRTEPSGYYYHGAWRPLDGTKVHQFNSSTAVSQCLRGKGLHLFGDSTIRQWFEYFLASFPDLKKFDLHSSKQGGPLLALDYPNNILVTYRCHGPPIRFANIPVTQLRYVANELDHIDGGPNTVVVIGVWSHFSTFPVDFYIRRLQNIRKAVVRLLSRAPRTLVVIRTANPKALTVYETLTNSDWYSIQGDKLLRAVFKGLNVHLVDAWDMVLAHQLPHNLHPQLPIIRVLHVPSTNRPNQGKSLKQARIEELGCDVEELLHFRTEYLLRCSRTKAGLEIQHKALR